From Apteryx mantelli isolate bAptMan1 chromosome 32, bAptMan1.hap1, whole genome shotgun sequence, the proteins below share one genomic window:
- the LOC106498870 gene encoding E3 ubiquitin-protein ligase TRIM39-like: MAENLCMSQGQALDLLHKDGRIEAEHWQTVLGLQALCRFLEGHKLFLLSQLEDLKNELEKRQTKTTTKLQEEISHLDTLTQELEEKNQQSDVKSTVSRCGKVTFQLPREASPESEKRVCPFPWRNGALKETLKKLQASVTLDPATAHPDLVLSEDRKSVRRGNGRQDLPNNPERFSYWPFVLGCEGFAAGRHCWEVEVGDEGDWAVGVARESLNRKGQVSLCPKGGIWAVEKWGGQIRALTSRKVTPLAPRWIPRRVGIHLDYARGMVAFFDAEEGGLVFLFSRASFTGERVRPWLWVVGARSQLRMHP, translated from the exons ATGGCGGAAAACCTCTGCATGAGCCAAGGGCAGGCTCTTGATCTGCTCCACAAGGAT GGAAGAATAGAAGCTGAGCACTGGCAGACTGTGCTTGGTCTTCAGGCACTCTGCAGGTTCCTGGAAGGACACAAGCTCTTCTTGCTCTCGCAGCTGGAAGACCTGAAAAATGAGCTCGAGAAGAGGCAGACAAAAACTACCACCAAACTCCAAGAGGAGATTTCCCATCTGGACACCCTAACACAAGAGCTGGAAGAGAAGAATCAGCAATCA GACGTGAAAAGCACTGTCAGCAG GTGTGGGAAAGTGACTTTCCAGCTGCCACGGGAGGCTTCTCCAGAGTCGGAAAAGAGAGTCTGTCCTTTCCCATGGAGGAATGGTGCTCTAAAGGAAACTCTGAAGAAGTTGCAAG CCAGCGTGACCCTGGACCCAGCCACGGCTCACCCCGACCTCGTGCTCTCAGAGGACCGCAAAAGCGTGAGGCGCGGGAACGGACGGCAGGACCTTCCCAACAACCCGGAGAGATTCTCCTACTGGCCTTTCGTGCTGGGCTGCGAGGGCTTTGCGGccggcaggcactgctgggaggtggaggtgggCGACGAGGGGGACTGGGCCGTGGGGGTGGCCCGCGAGTCCCTAAATCGGAAGGGGCAGGTCAGCCTCTGCCCCAAAGGGGGGATCTGGGCGGTGGAGAAGTGGGGCGGCCAAATCCGGGCGCTCACCAGCCGCAAGGTGACGCCGCTGGCCCCGCGCTGGATCCCCCGGCGGGTCGGCATCCACCTGGACTACGCCCGAGGGATGGTGGCATTTTTCGACGCCGAGGAAGGGGGTCTTGTGTTCCTTTTTTCCCGCGCCTCGTTCACGGGGGAGAGGGTCCGCCCATGGCTGTGGGTGGTGGGGGCCAGGTCCCAGCTCAGGATGCATCCATGA
- the LOC106482056 gene encoding E3 ubiquitin-protein ligase TRIM39-like codes for MSMPRSGTPPPRLCPLASRKAKLLRSSLGDRLARAMAARSPAENLHSEASCSICLGFFQDPVSIHCGHNFCRSCITCCWEGLETNFSCPQCRQTAQQKSFRPSRELANIAEIARQLSPRATGGATGWETLCTKHREALKLFCKEDQRAICVVCDRSQAHRSHAVVPIEEAAQEYKEEIQARLQVLKEEREKFLESRKSRERKSSYLEKTKDEGKKIVCEFEHLHQFLKDQERLLLTQLADLDRAILKVQEEATAKITEEMCHLDTLIWEMEGKFQQPASKFLQDIRSLLSSCEKMKFNPPVEISPKLERQLEEFVQKNVLVRYTLRKCQDSLMFKLQEPTNVTLDPATAHPNLYLSEDQKEARGRLVQQDLPDNPERFDFEPCVLGCEGFTSGRHFWEVEVGQGGVWALGVARESVKRKGQISLTPKEGVWALEAYHSLTSPRANLRLNPLPRRIRVSLDYEAGRVAFFSTDDESPILVYTRASFNGQRVVPWFKMGIGARLQEVTQHPPSEDQSMAGQLMSPLDWVGFRSPLRICP; via the exons atgTCCATGCCAAGAAGCGGAACGCCTCCCCCTCGCCTCTGTCCTCTTGCCTCCCGCAAAGCGAAACTCCTCCGATCCTCCCTCGGAGACAGGCTGGCGAGAGCCATGGCTGCGCGGAGCCCTGCCGAAAACCTGCACAGCGAAGCctcctgctccatctgcctgggcttcTTCCAGGACCCCGTCTCCATCCACTGCGGCCACAACTTCTGCCGCTCCTGCATCACCTGCTGCTGGGAAGGGCTGGAGACGAATTTCTCCTGCCCTCAGTGCAGGCAGACAGCTCAGCAGAAGAGTTTCCGACCCAGCAGGGAGCTGGCGAACATCGCCGAGATCGCCAGGCAGCTGAGCCCGCGGGCAACCGGAGGGGCAACAGGCTGGGAGACCTTGTGCACGAAGCACCGGGAGGCTCTgaagctcttctgcaaagaggaCCAAAGGGCCATCTGCGTGGTGTGCGACCGCTCGCAGGCGCACCGCTCTCACGCGGTGGTTCCCATTGAGGAAGCCGCCCAGGAATACAAG GAAGAAATCCAGGCCCGTCTGCAGGTGctgaaggaggagagagaaaaattccTGGAAAGCAGAAAATCCAGAGAGAGGAAGAGCTCGTATTTG GAGAAAACCAAAGATGAGGGGAAGAAGATAGTGTGTGAATTTGAGCATTTGCACCAGTTTTTGAAGGACCAAGAGCGCCTCCTTCTGACCCAACTGGCAGACCTGGACAGGGCCATCCTGAAAGTCCAGGAGGAAGCAACCGCAAAGATCACAGAGGAGATGTGCCACCTCGACACCCTGATCTGGGAGATGGAGGGGAAATTCCAGCAGCCAGCAAGCAAATTCCTGCAG GACATCCGAAGTCTCTTGAGTAG CTGTGAGAAGATGAAGTTCAACCCTCCGGTGGAGATTTCCCCCAAGCTGGAAAGGCAGCTTGAGGAATTTGTTCAGAAAAACGTCCTTGTTAGATACACACTGAGGAAATGCCAAG ATAGCCTGATGTTCAAATTGCAAGAGCCAA CCAACGTGACCCTGGATCCAGCCACAGCTCACCCCAATCTCTACCTCTCCGAGGACCAGAAAGAAGCCAGGGGCCGCCTCGTGCAGCAGGACCTTCCAGACAACCCAGAGAGATTTGACTTCGAGCCTTGCGTGCTGGGCTGCGAGGGCTTCACTTCAGGGAGGCATTTCTGGGAGGTGGAGGTGGGACAGGGGGGTGTCTGGGCCCTGGGGGTGGCCCGGGAGTCGGTGAAGAGAAAGGGACAGATCAGCCTGACGCCCAAGGAAGGGGTCTGGGCGCTGGAGGCATACCACTCCCTTACATCCCCCCGTGCCAACCTGCGCCTCAACCCACTTCCCAGGAGGATACGGGTCTCCCTGGACTACGAAGCAGGACGGGTGGCATTTTTCAGCACAGACGACGAGTCGCCCATCTTGGTTTACACCAGAGCCTCATTCAATGGCCAGAGGGTTGTCCCCTGGTTcaagatgggaataggggcacgTTTGCAAGAAGTCACCCAACACCCACCTTCAGAGGACCAGTCCATGGCCGGGCAGCTGATGTCCCCTCTGGATTGGGTGGGGTTCAGGTCCCCCCTCAGGATCTGTCCTTGA